A portion of the Carya illinoinensis cultivar Pawnee chromosome 11, C.illinoinensisPawnee_v1, whole genome shotgun sequence genome contains these proteins:
- the LOC122282903 gene encoding NAC transcription factor 25-like, protein MEVAQRRAGILTELPPGFRFMPTDQELVQHYLWKKELSIPVPGKVFQDIDARELYAKPPKSLVTFSSEDREWYFFIYENEDSDDDVRTAKTRVVENGQGFWKSWQEEDDPIYDADGNVIAFKKNLTYFSCRSSKPKKTHWTMQEYRCNKGKSLKRKAGWVLSRMKRGREYTSCF, encoded by the exons ATGGAAGTAGCCCAGCGTCGTGCAGGGATTCTTACAGAATTGCCACCCGGCTTTAGGTTTATGCCCACAGATCAAGAATTGGTGCAACACTATCTGTGGAAGAAAGAGCTTTCCATCCCTGTTCCTGGAAAGGTTTTTCAAGACATTGATGCCAGAGAGCTTTATGCCAAGCCACCCAAGAgtttag TAACATTCTCAAGTGAGGATAGAGAATGGTATTTCTTCATATATGAAAATGAAGATTCTGATGACGACGTTAGAACAGCAAAAACTCGAGTTGTTGAAAATGGACAAGGGTTTTGGAAATCATGgcaagaagaagatgatcccaTCTATGATGCTGATGGAAATGTCATTGCCTTCAAGAAaaatctaacttatttttcttgtagatcTTCAAAACCGAAAAAAACACATTGGACAATGCAAGAGTACCGATGCAACAAAGGAAAAAGTTTGAAG CGAAAGGCCGGATGGGTATTGAGCCGGATGAAAAGAGGAAGGGAATACACGAGCTGCTTTTAG
- the LOC122280436 gene encoding NAC transcription factor 25-like, with product MQTNFIGNIIPMIGYMYIYSMVYIYMAAAKVHGFFTDGQLPPGFRFVPTDEELVKHYLRKKELSIPLPGPVLFHDVDATNLYSTHPKCLVKFLDGEREWFFFFHEDEDSRERILRRSRKARVLVENGGGFWKPWQEKDPICNEDGHIIAWKTDLTYFSVATNSKAKKTHWTMQQYRIVLPHVVGSCISSSTVEKNSQVKSMFWGLLFFFFLFFFSLYLLIYPRLQNDENWRSPEPDDQS from the exons atgcagactaatttcatcGGCAATATTATACCGATGATcggctatatgtatatatatagtatggtatatatatatatggcggCGGCCAAAGTGCATGGATTTTTCACAGATGGTCAATTACCACCTGGGTTTAGGTTTGTCCCAACTGATGAAGAGTTGGTAAAACACTATCTGCGGAAAAAGGAGCTTTCCATCCCACTTCCAGGACCAGTACTTTTTCACGACGTTGATGCAACAAACCTTTATTCCACTCATCCCAAGTGTTTAG TGAAATTCCTGGATGGGGAGAGAgaatggtttttcttttttcacgaAGATGAAGACTCTCGTGAGCGAATTCTTCGAAGATCAAGAAAAGCTCGAGTACTTGTTGAAAATGGAGGAGGGTTTTGGAAACCATGGCAGGAAAAGGATCCGATATGCAATGAGGATGGACATATCATTGCCTGGAAGACAGATCTTACTTATTTTTCTGTAGCTACTAATTCAAAGGCAAAGAAAACACATTGGACAATGCAACAGTACCGAATAGTACTACCCCATGTTGTGGGATCATGTATAAGTAGTAGTACTGTAGAGAAAAATTCCCAGGTAAAATCGATGTTTTGGggtcttctttttttcttttttcttttttttttttccttgtaccTTCTGATATATCCAAGACTGCAAAACGATGAGAACTGGAGGTCCCCTGAACCTGATGATCAATCCTGA